AAATCGATTCATTTTAATATGGATAATCTTTCGATGGATAGTGGTGAGCTGCACATTGACGGCTATTCATCAATTGAAGATTTATTCGTCAACCATCCGAAAATTGCCGGAAAAGATGTGACCATCAAGAACGCCCGATTTGATTACCATTGGATTGTCGGTCCTCGTTTTATGGCTTTAGACAGCACCTCAACACTACAATTGAACCGCATCAAATGCCGACCTTATATTTCATACACCAACGAAACCGATAAGGTGTATGCCCTCCAATTACAGATTCCGAAAATGAAAGCGCAGGATTTTATTTCCTCATTGCCCGATGGTCTTTTCCGCCATTTTGTGGGGATGGAAGCTCAGGGGAATTTCAGCTATGCCCTGAATTTTGAATACAACAATCACAAACCCAATGAAGTGGTTTTTGAAAGTAAACTAAAACCCGAAAACTTAAAAATCATCAAATATGGTGAAGCCGATTTAAACAAAATCAACACTGAATTTATCTACCGCGCCATGGATAACGGAGTACTGCAACGACCGATTACGGTGGGCAGTTCCAATTACAATTTTACTCCGCTGAGCGCTATTTCGCCTTACCTGCAAAAATGTGTACTGACCAGTGAGGACCCTTCGTTTTTTACGCATCGCGGCTTTATCAACGAAGCCTTCAAACAATCCATCGCTAAAAACATCAAAACCAAGAAATTCTCGCGCGGTGCCAGTACCATCAGCATGCAATTGGTCAAAAATGTATTCCTGACCCGAGAGAAAACTTTATCCCGAAAACTGGAAGAAATACTGTTAGTGTACATTTTGGAAAACAACCACATCAGCTCGAAAGAACGCATGCTCGAAGTGTATTTCAACATCATTGAATGGGGACCAAATATTTACGGCATTGGTGAAGCTTCGCATTTTTACTTTCAGAAAAGTCCACAGGATTTGAATTTAAATGAATGTTTGTTTTTGGCCACCATCATCCCAAAACCCAAAGGATTTATGTATCGCTTTGACACCAACCGGGAACTCAAATTGTTTGCCAAACAGCAGGAAACCTTTTTAACCAAACTCATGTTGCGTCGCAATGTATTGACGGCTAATGATACTATTGGCAACTTCCCATTGTCCATTTCGGGTCCGGCACAGTCGTTTCTTAAACAAAAACCGATGAACACTATAGAGAACGACAGCCTCAGCACCGGTGAATTTGAATTTTAATTTTTGGTTTTAATTCACTGAATTTTATAACTTTACCCAAAACCTATTGACTATGAAAAAAATTATTCTTTTCGTTTCCTTGTTTTTGGCCTCTAAAAGTATCGGGCAAGTTATCGGTACACAGAGTTTTGCTAGCGGATTTACTTCATTAACCGAGATTACGCATGCTCCTGATGACAGCCGTTTATTTGCGGTACAACAAGGCGGTATTATCAAAATAGTAAACGCTAACGGAACCGTCAACAGCACTCCCTTTTTAACGCTCACTTCAACCACTATCCTTTCAGGAGGTGAACGCGGTTTGTTGGGTTTGGCTTTTCATCCTAATTATGCTACCAACGGTTATTTTTATGTCAATTATACCCGTGCCGTTGATGGTGCCACGGTAATTGCCCGCTATTCGGTTTC
Above is a genomic segment from Flavobacterium phycosphaerae containing:
- a CDS encoding transglycosylase domain-containing protein, which codes for MKTKKQKAFLILKICGILLLLGIALAFAFRNTILEKIIHRIDTKLDKEYQCHLTIEKAEFHGLTNLELNHIYLVPKQADTLVRIDELKTSVSFWKLLVGDIQLGKLEINQGYVQLVKTKTGSNFDAFLHSKKDKSDNDDVNYAKLLNRITSRLLNLVPTDMSVKGFAFKIDDKGNKVVFDFNQLALENKKLTTLIQVTAADFSQQWSINGFADPRDRKADLDFFNVANDTIKIPYLDKKWNLKTGFKSIHFNMDNLSMDSGELHIDGYSSIEDLFVNHPKIAGKDVTIKNARFDYHWIVGPRFMALDSTSTLQLNRIKCRPYISYTNETDKVYALQLQIPKMKAQDFISSLPDGLFRHFVGMEAQGNFSYALNFEYNNHKPNEVVFESKLKPENLKIIKYGEADLNKINTEFIYRAMDNGVLQRPITVGSSNYNFTPLSAISPYLQKCVLTSEDPSFFTHRGFINEAFKQSIAKNIKTKKFSRGASTISMQLVKNVFLTREKTLSRKLEEILLVYILENNHISSKERMLEVYFNIIEWGPNIYGIGEASHFYFQKSPQDLNLNECLFLATIIPKPKGFMYRFDTNRELKLFAKQQETFLTKLMLRRNVLTANDTIGNFPLSISGPAQSFLKQKPMNTIENDSLSTGEFEF